From a region of the Erythrobacter neustonensis genome:
- a CDS encoding PaaI family thioesterase has product MSEAVETSYGALKVMEEGEFAGWRFWEGDPFETRSGPFFYRREDDGSYVSAFRAEDRHMNGGGSMHGGCMMTFADFALFAIATDALAGDHAVTLNLSGDFLGPIASSALVEARGEVTRGGGKTIFVRGTVTGDGKPALSFSGIIRRLSKR; this is encoded by the coding sequence ATGAGCGAAGCAGTCGAAACCAGCTACGGCGCCCTGAAGGTCATGGAAGAGGGCGAATTTGCCGGTTGGCGGTTTTGGGAAGGCGATCCGTTCGAAACGCGCTCGGGCCCGTTCTTCTATCGCCGCGAGGATGACGGCAGCTATGTCAGCGCCTTTCGTGCGGAGGACCGTCATATGAACGGCGGCGGGTCGATGCACGGCGGCTGCATGATGACCTTTGCGGATTTCGCGCTGTTCGCGATCGCCACCGATGCACTGGCAGGCGATCATGCGGTCACGCTCAACCTGTCGGGCGATTTTCTCGGGCCGATTGCATCCAGCGCGCTGGTCGAAGCGCGCGGCGAAGTGACGCGCGGCGGGGGCAAGACGATCTTCGTGCGCGGCACGGTGACCGGCGACGGCAAGCCCGCGCTCAGTTTTTCCGGCATCATCCGCCGCCTCTCCAAGCGGTAA
- a CDS encoding phosphoglycerate kinase, which translates to MSFKTLDDLPADLTGEVALVRVDLNLPMKDGSATDVTRVEAVKPTIFELASRGAKVLLLAHFGRPGGQRSSMLSTSMVIGDVERVIGKEIMFIPEIAGPVVAQAVSSILRDGDIGLLDNTRFWPGEEKNDPNLAQAIAAHGTLYVNDAFSAAHRAHATTEGLAHFLPAYAGRSMEAELKALDAALGTPEQPVAAVVGGAKVSTKLAVLEHLVGKVQHLIIGGGMANTFLAARGVNVGKSLCEHDLAPTVARIMDEADAKGCTVHLPYDVVVAKEFAANPASLRTCNVHEVAEDEMILDLGPQAVEALADVLKTCRTLVWNGPLGAFETEPFDAATVALARTAAALTLEGSLISVAGGGDTVAALAHAGASQDFTYISTAGGAFLEWMEGRVLPGVAALEV; encoded by the coding sequence ATGAGCTTCAAGACCCTCGATGATCTCCCTGCCGATCTGACCGGCGAAGTCGCACTGGTGCGGGTTGATCTGAACCTGCCGATGAAGGATGGTTCCGCGACCGATGTGACGCGGGTCGAAGCGGTGAAGCCTACCATCTTCGAACTCGCAAGCCGCGGCGCCAAGGTGCTGCTGCTCGCGCATTTCGGGCGGCCGGGCGGGCAGCGGTCCTCGATGCTGTCGACCAGCATGGTGATCGGCGATGTCGAGCGGGTGATCGGCAAGGAAATCATGTTCATCCCCGAGATCGCCGGGCCCGTGGTGGCGCAGGCGGTGTCCTCGATCCTGCGCGATGGCGATATCGGCCTGCTCGACAACACGCGCTTCTGGCCGGGCGAGGAAAAGAACGACCCCAATCTGGCGCAGGCAATCGCCGCGCACGGCACGCTCTATGTCAACGACGCCTTCAGCGCCGCGCACCGCGCGCATGCCACGACCGAAGGCCTCGCACATTTTCTCCCCGCCTATGCCGGCCGCTCGATGGAAGCCGAGCTGAAGGCATTGGATGCAGCGCTCGGCACGCCCGAACAGCCGGTCGCGGCGGTGGTCGGCGGGGCGAAGGTTTCGACCAAGCTTGCCGTGCTCGAACATCTGGTGGGCAAGGTGCAGCACCTCATCATCGGCGGCGGCATGGCCAACACCTTCCTCGCCGCACGCGGGGTCAATGTCGGCAAGAGCCTGTGCGAACACGATCTGGCCCCCACCGTCGCCCGCATCATGGACGAGGCCGACGCCAAGGGCTGCACCGTGCACCTTCCCTATGACGTGGTAGTGGCCAAGGAATTTGCGGCCAACCCGGCATCCTTGCGCACATGCAACGTTCACGAGGTTGCCGAGGACGAGATGATCCTCGACCTCGGTCCGCAGGCGGTCGAGGCCTTGGCCGATGTGCTCAAGACCTGCCGCACGCTGGTCTGGAACGGTCCGCTGGGCGCGTTCGAGACCGAGCCGTTCGATGCCGCTACCGTGGCGCTCGCGCGCACCGCTGCGGCGTTGACGCTCGAAGGATCGCTGATCAGCGTGGCGGGCGGCGGCGATACTGTCGCAGCGCTGGCCCACGCGGGAGCGTCGCAAGATTTCACCTATATTTCAACCGCTGGCGGCGCATTCCTCGAATGGATGGAAGGCCGCGTGCTGCCCGGTGTCGCCGCGCTCGAAGTTTGA
- a CDS encoding YybH family protein has protein sequence MADPAAEIEALTLGMMRAWVAGDAKAMKKLLARDFMMLVGSTPPQLLDRPSFLAAAGQGFACTRFTMREVIVRSHGKTAWLSAGAELDLALGAKIWRGGFLLTDLWRKGAIGGWKLAERSLARMDGDETLAPAISRLQLWK, from the coding sequence ATGGCCGATCCCGCAGCGGAAATCGAGGCGCTGACGCTTGGCATGATGCGTGCCTGGGTCGCGGGTGATGCCAAGGCGATGAAGAAGCTGCTGGCCCGCGATTTCATGATGCTGGTTGGCAGCACGCCCCCGCAACTGCTTGACCGGCCAAGTTTTCTGGCCGCAGCCGGGCAAGGGTTCGCCTGCACGCGGTTCACCATGCGCGAAGTCATCGTGCGCAGCCACGGCAAGACCGCGTGGCTGTCTGCAGGGGCGGAACTGGATCTTGCCTTGGGCGCAAAAATCTGGCGCGGCGGATTTCTGCTCACCGATCTGTGGCGCAAGGGCGCGATCGGCGGGTGGAAGCTCGCCGAACGCAGTCTTGCGCGGATGGACGGCGATGAAACCCTCGCCCCGGCGATCAGCCGCCTGCAATTGTGGAAGTGA
- the thiE gene encoding thiamine phosphate synthase, giving the protein MTQTQLYLISPLDCGGDFPDRLERALAAGARRHGDLVTAFQFRVKDVDSHTAAALAAPLQAICAAHDVAFIVNDSVSLAKRLKADGVHLGQDDGDPRDAREELGREAQIGVTCHASRHMAMEAGEAGADYVAFGAFYPSATKDKGADAEVPDLALLKWWTEIFEIPCVAIGGITPDNCRPLIDAGADFLAVSHAVWGGDEVAAIEAFAKVMRG; this is encoded by the coding sequence ATGACCCAGACCCAGCTCTATCTCATCAGCCCGCTCGATTGCGGCGGCGATTTTCCCGACCGGCTCGAACGCGCGCTGGCCGCCGGCGCGCGGCGGCACGGCGACCTTGTCACCGCGTTCCAGTTCCGGGTGAAAGATGTCGACAGCCACACCGCCGCAGCACTGGCCGCGCCGCTCCAAGCGATTTGCGCGGCGCATGATGTCGCCTTCATCGTCAACGATTCGGTGAGCCTCGCCAAGCGCCTCAAGGCCGACGGGGTGCATCTGGGCCAAGACGACGGCGATCCGCGCGATGCGCGCGAGGAATTGGGCCGCGAGGCGCAGATCGGCGTCACCTGCCACGCCAGCCGCCACATGGCGATGGAAGCGGGCGAGGCGGGCGCGGACTATGTCGCCTTCGGTGCATTCTATCCTTCCGCCACCAAGGACAAGGGCGCGGATGCCGAGGTGCCCGATCTCGCATTGCTCAAGTGGTGGACTGAGATCTTCGAAATTCCCTGCGTCGCGATCGGCGGGATCACGCCTGACAATTGCCGGCCCCTGATCGATGCGGGCGCGGATTTCCTCGCGGTCAGCCACGCGGTGTGGGGCGGGGACGAGGTCGCCGCGATCGAGGCGTTTGCCAAGGTCATGCGGGGATAG
- a CDS encoding inositol monophosphatase family protein, which yields MAAISGLIRVMERAARKAGGRLRRDFGEVEHLQVSRKGPADFVSKADMRSERTIYDELTAARPGWGFVMEEAGVIEGDPGMPRWIVDPLDGTSNFLHGIPHFAISIAAQEPRADGKGWGDVVAGVVYQPITDQTFWAEKSRGAWLHDARLRVSARSRLSDALVATGVPFFGHGDFSEWTRIFGAIGPEVAGIRRFGAASLDLAYVAQGRFDGFWESGLSDWDTAAGCLLVREAGGFVSDFRGRSEAIHSAQVLAANDALHSKLHKLLAGALR from the coding sequence ATGGCAGCTATTTCCGGCCTCATCCGCGTCATGGAACGCGCCGCGCGCAAGGCGGGCGGGCGTTTGCGGCGCGATTTCGGCGAAGTCGAACACCTCCAGGTCTCCCGCAAGGGCCCGGCCGATTTCGTCAGCAAGGCCGATATGCGGTCCGAGCGCACGATCTATGACGAACTGACCGCAGCCCGTCCGGGTTGGGGCTTCGTGATGGAAGAGGCGGGCGTGATCGAGGGCGACCCCGGCATGCCGCGCTGGATCGTCGATCCGCTCGACGGCACCAGCAACTTCCTCCACGGCATCCCGCACTTCGCGATTTCGATCGCCGCGCAGGAGCCGCGCGCGGACGGCAAGGGCTGGGGCGATGTGGTGGCCGGCGTGGTCTATCAGCCGATCACCGACCAGACCTTCTGGGCGGAAAAGTCGCGAGGGGCATGGCTGCACGATGCGCGGCTGCGCGTCTCGGCCCGCTCGCGGCTGTCCGATGCGCTGGTTGCGACCGGAGTGCCCTTCTTCGGCCACGGTGATTTTTCCGAATGGACGCGCATCTTCGGCGCGATCGGCCCCGAGGTCGCGGGCATCCGCCGCTTCGGTGCTGCCAGCCTCGATCTGGCCTATGTCGCGCAAGGGCGCTTCGACGGGTTCTGGGAAAGCGGTCTGTCCGATTGGGACACCGCGGCAGGGTGCCTGCTGGTGCGCGAGGCGGGCGGTTTCGTCTCCGACTTCCGCGGCCGCAGCGAGGCGATCCATTCGGCCCAGGTGCTCGCCGCGAACGACGCGCTGCACTCCAAGCTGCACAAGCTTTTGGCCGGCGCGCTGCGCTAG
- a CDS encoding fructose bisphosphate aldolase — translation MNTAEMTHRIATGQGFIAALDQSGGSTPKALQGYGVDDSAWSGEEEMFAAIHAMRARVITSPCFANGKVIGAILFERTMDGEVDGKTTGDALKARGIVPFIKVDEGLAEEADGVQLMKPMTKLDALLEKSVAAGMFGTKMRSVIKTANPAGIAAVVAQQFQVGEKISAAGLMPIIEPEFDITAQTRAQGEEMLLAEITKALDALPEGRQVMLKLSIPAKAGLYTPLVGHPKVLRVVALSGGFSTDEACERLAANPGMIASFSRGLLQDLRQGQSDEEFDNVLGKAIDQIASASV, via the coding sequence ATGAACACCGCTGAAATGACGCACCGCATCGCCACCGGACAGGGTTTCATCGCCGCGCTCGACCAGTCGGGCGGTTCGACCCCCAAGGCGCTGCAGGGCTACGGCGTCGATGACAGCGCATGGTCGGGCGAGGAGGAAATGTTCGCCGCTATCCACGCGATGCGCGCGCGGGTGATCACCAGCCCGTGCTTTGCCAACGGCAAGGTGATCGGCGCGATCCTGTTCGAGCGGACGATGGATGGCGAGGTCGACGGCAAGACCACGGGCGATGCGCTGAAGGCGCGCGGGATCGTCCCCTTCATCAAGGTCGACGAGGGTCTGGCCGAGGAAGCGGACGGCGTTCAGCTGATGAAGCCGATGACGAAGCTTGACGCACTGCTCGAAAAGTCGGTCGCGGCAGGAATGTTCGGCACCAAGATGCGTTCGGTCATCAAGACCGCGAACCCCGCCGGCATCGCCGCCGTCGTCGCGCAGCAGTTCCAAGTGGGCGAAAAGATCAGCGCCGCCGGGCTCATGCCGATTATCGAGCCCGAATTCGACATCACCGCCCAGACCCGCGCGCAAGGCGAGGAAATGCTGCTCGCCGAAATCACCAAGGCTCTGGATGCGCTGCCCGAAGGCCGGCAGGTGATGCTCAAGCTGTCGATCCCGGCGAAGGCTGGCCTCTACACTCCGCTGGTGGGCCACCCCAAGGTGCTGCGCGTGGTCGCGCTGTCGGGCGGGTTCTCGACCGACGAGGCTTGCGAGCGCCTTGCCGCCAACCCCGGCATGATCGCCAGCTTCAGCCGCGGGCTGTTGCAGGATCTGCGCCAGGGCCAGTCGGACGAGGAATTCGACAATGTGCTGGGCAAGGCGATCGACCAGATCGCCTCGGCCAGCGTCTGA
- the efp gene encoding elongation factor P, with product MKISGVDIRPGNILEYEKGIWKVAKIQHTQPGKGGAYMQVEMKNLQDGRKTNVRFRSADTVERVRLDTKDFQFLYAEGEDLVFMDNDTYEQITLPGDLLGDARPFLQDGMQVALELWDEKPISVELPAQIEATIVEADAVVKGQTASSSYKPAILDNGVRIMVPPHIGSGTRIIVDVYEQAYVGKAG from the coding sequence ATGAAGATCAGCGGCGTCGACATTCGCCCCGGCAACATCCTGGAATATGAAAAAGGCATCTGGAAAGTCGCCAAGATCCAGCACACCCAGCCGGGCAAGGGCGGGGCCTATATGCAGGTCGAAATGAAGAACCTGCAGGATGGCCGCAAGACCAACGTGCGCTTCCGCAGCGCCGACACGGTCGAACGCGTCCGGCTCGACACCAAGGATTTCCAGTTCCTTTATGCCGAAGGCGAGGATCTGGTGTTCATGGACAACGATACCTACGAACAGATCACGCTTCCGGGCGATCTCCTGGGTGATGCGCGCCCGTTCCTGCAGGACGGGATGCAGGTCGCGCTCGAACTGTGGGACGAAAAGCCGATCTCGGTCGAACTGCCCGCGCAGATCGAAGCCACCATCGTCGAAGCCGACGCAGTGGTGAAGGGGCAGACCGCTTCTTCCAGCTACAAGCCCGCGATCCTCGACAACGGCGTGCGCATCATGGTGCCGCCGCACATCGGCAGCGGCACGCGCATCATCGTCGATGTGTATGAACAAGCCTACGTCGGCAAGGCGGGTTAA
- the gap gene encoding type I glyceraldehyde-3-phosphate dehydrogenase, protein MATKVAINGFGRIGRLVARAILERTDHDLDLVAINDLADAKANALLFKHDTVHGRFDGDVTADGDAIIVNGKRIAVTKERDPANLPHGEMGIDIVLECTGFFQSDEASRPHIAAGAKRVIISAPATGVSKTIVFGVNHETLTADDVIISNASCTTNCLAPVAKVLNDAIGIERGFMTTIHSYTNDQRMLDQIHSDLRRARAGAQNMIPTTTGAARAVGLVLPELKGKLDGSSVRVPTPNVSMVDLVFVPSRDTTAEEINAALKAAADGAMKGVLDYTDQPLVSSDFNHYPASSTVDSLETSVMEGKLARVVSWYDNEWGFSNRMIDTAGVVAKFL, encoded by the coding sequence ATGGCTACCAAAGTTGCGATCAATGGCTTCGGCCGTATCGGCCGTCTTGTCGCACGCGCCATTCTCGAACGCACCGACCACGATCTCGATCTGGTCGCGATCAACGATCTGGCAGATGCCAAGGCCAATGCACTGCTCTTCAAGCATGACACCGTCCACGGCCGCTTCGACGGCGATGTGACCGCCGACGGCGATGCGATCATCGTCAATGGCAAGCGCATCGCGGTGACCAAGGAGCGCGATCCGGCCAACCTGCCGCACGGCGAAATGGGCATCGATATCGTGCTCGAATGCACTGGCTTCTTCCAGAGCGACGAAGCCAGCCGCCCGCATATCGCCGCAGGGGCCAAGCGCGTGATCATTTCCGCGCCCGCGACCGGTGTGTCGAAGACCATCGTGTTCGGCGTGAACCATGAAACGCTCACCGCCGATGACGTGATCATCTCCAATGCGTCGTGCACCACCAACTGCCTTGCGCCGGTGGCCAAGGTGCTGAACGACGCGATCGGGATCGAGCGCGGATTCATGACCACGATCCACTCCTACACCAACGACCAGCGCATGCTCGACCAGATCCACTCGGATCTGCGCCGTGCGCGTGCGGGCGCGCAGAACATGATCCCGACCACCACCGGCGCGGCGCGCGCGGTCGGGCTGGTGTTGCCGGAGCTGAAGGGCAAGCTTGATGGCTCGTCCGTCCGTGTGCCGACGCCGAATGTCTCGATGGTCGATCTGGTCTTCGTGCCCAGCCGCGACACCACCGCCGAAGAAATCAACGCCGCCCTGAAGGCGGCTGCCGATGGCGCGATGAAGGGCGTGCTCGATTACACCGACCAGCCGCTGGTTTCGAGCGATTTCAATCACTACCCGGCGTCTTCTACCGTCGATTCGCTGGAAACCAGCGTGATGGAAGGCAAGCTTGCGCGCGTGGTCAGCTGGTATGACAACGAGTGGGGCTTCTCCAATCGCATGATCGACACCGCCGGCGTGGTGGCAAAGTTCCTGTGA